A genomic window from Haladaptatus caseinilyticus includes:
- a CDS encoding class I SAM-dependent methyltransferase, with protein MTQADPLGQAMLDYQQGGLRGSCQYRDGADTQNGHIYEHYFRPPEEWSNDLKALLDSLESPVVDVGCGSGHYTEYLQEQGEVVGIDVSPGAIEAARERGIENVRVMDMFELEFPRNRFQSALVNGTQIGLAQSLAGARDFLTDVARITADDGVTVVDNYDPSALDPSEFFGYRPDPRRGVAHRTFHFEYVRDGEREVGRDLHFVLFSPDRLRDVTVGTQWEVAEVQANEGYYKAVLEKR; from the coding sequence ATGACGCAAGCTGACCCACTCGGTCAAGCGATGCTCGACTATCAGCAAGGTGGACTGCGCGGTAGCTGTCAGTACCGAGATGGAGCGGACACACAGAACGGCCACATCTACGAACACTATTTCAGACCGCCGGAGGAGTGGAGCAACGACTTGAAAGCCCTCCTCGATTCGCTCGAATCGCCCGTGGTGGATGTCGGATGCGGGTCGGGCCATTACACCGAATATCTTCAAGAACAGGGCGAAGTCGTCGGAATCGACGTGAGTCCGGGCGCAATCGAGGCGGCGCGAGAGCGCGGCATCGAGAATGTTCGCGTGATGGATATGTTCGAGTTGGAGTTCCCACGGAACAGGTTCCAGTCCGCGCTCGTCAACGGAACCCAAATCGGTCTCGCGCAGTCGCTCGCTGGCGCTCGCGATTTCCTCACTGATGTCGCCCGCATCACGGCCGACGATGGCGTGACTGTCGTGGATAACTACGACCCATCGGCACTCGACCCGAGCGAGTTTTTCGGCTATCGACCCGACCCACGTCGGGGTGTTGCCCATCGAACCTTCCACTTCGAATACGTCAGAGACGGTGAGCGCGAAGTCGGGCGCGACCTTCATTTCGTCCTCTTCTCGCCCGACAGACTCCGCGATGTTACGGTCGGGACGCAGTGGGAAGTCGCCGAAGTGCAGGCAAACGAGGGGTACTACAAAGCCGTACTGGAAAAACGGTGA